The Streptomyces sp. DH-12 genome has a window encoding:
- a CDS encoding metalloregulator ArsR/SmtB family transcription factor, whose translation MGHGADAETTATARERLETVGAADVAATLQALATPSRLRILTRLQEGPCAATELADAVGMEQSACSHQLRLLRNLGLVTGERRGRSVIYALYDNHVAELLEQALYHVEHLRLGLRDTPTTAAVNGTT comes from the coding sequence ATGGGCCATGGAGCTGACGCCGAGACCACCGCCACCGCACGCGAACGCCTGGAGACGGTGGGCGCCGCCGACGTGGCCGCGACCCTTCAGGCCCTGGCCACCCCGTCCCGGCTGCGCATCCTGACCCGCCTCCAGGAGGGCCCCTGCGCCGCCACCGAACTCGCCGACGCCGTCGGCATGGAACAGTCGGCCTGCTCCCACCAGCTGCGCCTGCTGCGCAACCTCGGCCTGGTCACCGGCGAGCGCCGGGGCCGCTCGGTCATCTACGCCCTCTACGACAACCATGTCGCCGAACTGCTGGAGCAGGCCCTCTACCACGTCGAGCACCTGCGCCTCGGCCTGCGGGACACGCCGACCACGGCGGCCGTGAACGGCACGACCTGA
- a CDS encoding GTP-binding protein: MSTQRLPVTVLSGFLGSGKTTLLNHVLTNREGLRVAVIVNDMSEVNIDAALVRGGEAALSRTEERLVEMTNGCICCTLRDDLLEEVDRLARDGRFDYLLIESSGISEPMPVAATFAFARDDGAVLGDVARLDTMVTLVDAAGFLTELDTGDDLAERGLAPYEDDERTVSDLLIDQVEFADVLVLNKLDLVDDADADRVRGVLARLNPTARLIPAVHGRVDARDVLETGRFDLERAQQAPGWVRELNGDHVPETEEYGISSFVFRSPVPFHPGRLWGFVTEGLDSGTHGRVLRSKGFFTLAGREGVTGLWSQAGAVARFEPSGTRDTDAPHAQELVFIGAGLREPSLRAALAACLMTEGEPSPANDPFPAWDTGQVCDPEHGHRSPAAVA; encoded by the coding sequence ATGTCCACGCAGCGCCTGCCCGTCACCGTGCTCTCGGGCTTCCTCGGCTCCGGCAAGACGACGCTCCTCAACCACGTCCTCACCAACCGCGAGGGCCTGCGCGTGGCGGTGATCGTCAACGACATGAGCGAGGTCAACATCGACGCCGCCCTCGTGCGCGGTGGCGAGGCGGCGCTCTCCCGCACCGAGGAGCGCCTGGTGGAGATGACCAACGGCTGCATCTGCTGCACGCTGCGGGACGATCTGCTGGAAGAGGTCGACCGCCTCGCCCGGGACGGCCGCTTCGACTACCTGCTCATCGAGTCCAGCGGCATCTCCGAGCCGATGCCTGTGGCCGCCACCTTCGCCTTCGCCCGCGACGACGGAGCAGTGCTGGGGGACGTGGCCCGGCTGGACACCATGGTCACCCTCGTGGACGCCGCCGGCTTCCTCACCGAGCTGGACACCGGGGACGACCTCGCCGAACGGGGTCTGGCTCCCTACGAGGACGACGAGCGCACCGTGAGCGACCTGCTGATCGACCAGGTGGAGTTCGCCGACGTGCTCGTGCTCAACAAGCTGGATCTGGTCGACGACGCCGACGCCGACCGAGTGCGCGGGGTGCTCGCACGGCTGAATCCGACGGCCCGTCTGATCCCCGCGGTGCACGGCCGGGTCGACGCGCGCGACGTCCTGGAGACCGGCCGGTTCGACCTGGAGCGTGCACAGCAGGCACCGGGCTGGGTCCGGGAGCTCAACGGCGACCACGTCCCGGAGACCGAGGAGTACGGCATCTCCTCCTTCGTCTTCCGCTCCCCCGTCCCCTTCCATCCCGGACGTCTGTGGGGCTTCGTCACCGAGGGCCTGGACAGCGGAACGCACGGCCGGGTGCTGCGCTCCAAGGGGTTCTTCACGCTCGCCGGCCGCGAGGGCGTGACCGGCCTGTGGTCGCAGGCCGGGGCCGTGGCCCGCTTCGAACCGTCCGGCACCCGGGACACCGACGCACCCCACGCGCAGGAGCTGGTGTTCATCGGCGCCGGCCTGCGGGAACCGAGCCTGCGCGCCGCCCTCGCCGCATGCCTGATGACCGAGGGCGAGCCGAGTCCGGCGAACGATCCCTTTCCCGCGTGGGACACCGGGCAGGTATGCGATCCCGAGCACGGCCACCGGAGTCCGGCGGCGGTCGCCTGA
- the rpmF gene encoding 50S ribosomal protein L32 — MAVPKRKMSRSNTRHRRAQWKAATPNLVPVTVDGVTHRVPQHLVPAYRRGLLRPEG, encoded by the coding sequence ATGGCCGTGCCCAAGCGCAAGATGTCCCGCAGCAACACCCGTCACCGCCGGGCCCAGTGGAAGGCGGCGACGCCGAATCTGGTGCCGGTCACGGTGGACGGTGTGACCCACCGGGTTCCCCAGCACCTCGTGCCCGCCTACCGGCGCGGTCTGCTGCGCCCGGAGGGCTGA